The following proteins are encoded in a genomic region of Cryptococcus neoformans var. neoformans JEC21 chromosome 2 sequence:
- a CDS encoding vesicle-mediated transport-related protein, putative: MADAKFFTRTKIQELKDELRGSNDKRDKGFLRKKTALKKIVANMTMGNDVSPLFPDMIQCMAIQVLEIKKMVYLYLVNYGRLRPEELKGAIPSFLTDCADRNPLIRGLAIRTMSSIPLPIIVQALVDPLRHALQDQDPYVRKTAAIAVAKLYASEAGRRVIEREGFVGMLRDLLADHNPTVVANCVAALVEISERGDDIVLKLNVNVAGKLIAALGECSEWGQIYILDSLLSFVPQSHMEAEQLAERISVRLQHANSAVVLTTIKVILYLMNYMEDEGLIMALERKMGPPLVTLLSSGSEVQYVGLRNILLIIQRRPAILQNDVKVFFCKYNDPIYVKLAKLEIMYRLTREENVSEVLAELKEYASEVDVDFVRKAVRSIGRLAIKIAPAADECINTLLGLMHTKISYVVQEAIVVIKDIFRRYPNQYESIIGTLCENLDVLDEPEAKAAMIWIVGQYADRINNSEELLEDFAFTFKEEPAEVQLALLTAVVKLFIRRPTVAQELLPKVLKLATEEAENPDLRDRGFMYWRLLTADPAAARDIVLAEKPPISTETDRMDKGMLDQLLLHTGTLGSIYHKNPHTFIRTAKPKYLPESPALNASSKRHLITSYGLPSLSRSIAPSLSTRPTSYVSQTSPTSALANAVPGAGAMQPTQHRAENDDPYGQLGDLEFGHGGAGGYQTDIPRPRGAEEDLLF, encoded by the exons ATGGCCGACGCCAAGTTCTTCA CCCGGACGAAGATCCAAGAGCTGAAAGATGAGCTTCGTGGCTCAAATGACAAGCGCGACAAGGGGTTTTTGAGAAAGAAAACggccttgaagaagattgttgCGAATATGACGATGGGCAACGACG TGTCCCCGTTATTCCCTGATATGATTCAATGCATGGCTATTCAAGTGCTCGAGATCAAGAAAA TGGTCTATCTTTACTTGGTGAACTATGGTCGTTTAAGACCAGAGGAGCTCAAAGGCGCTATTCCCAGTTTTCTCACT GATTGTGCTGACCGTAATCCCCTTATCCGAGGCCTTGCCATTCGTACCATGTCTTCTATACCTCTGCCCATTATCGTCCAAGCGCTTGTTGATCCTTTAAGACATGCTTTGCAGGACCAGGATCCTTATGTTCGTAAAACTGCTGCTATTGC AGTGGCGAAGCTTTATGCATCAGAAGCTGGAAGACGAGTAatagagagagaaggattcGTAGGCATGCTCAG AGACTTGCTTGCTGATCACAACCCCACCGTCGTGGCCAATTGCGTCGCTGCACTTGTTGAGATTTCTGAGAGGGGTGACGACATTGTCCTCAAATTGAATGTCAACGTGGCCGGAAAGCTCATTGCCGCGCTCGGCGAATGTTCCGA ATGGGGTCAAATTTACATCCTCGATTCGCTGCTCTCATTTGTTCCTCAATCACATATGGAAGCTGAACAGCTCGCCGAGAGAATATCGGTCAGGCTTCAGCACGCCAACAGTGCCGTCGTGTTAACTACGATCAAAGTTATTTTGTACCTGATGAACTatatggaggatgaagggcTGATTATGGCTTTGGAGAGAAAAATGGGTCCGCCTTTAG TAACTCTTTTATCATCGGGTTCGGAAGTGCAATACGTCGGTCTCCGAaatatcctcctcatcatccaacgCCGACCCGCTATTCTCCAAAACGATGTCAAAGTTTTCTTCTGCAAATACAATGACCCCATTTACGTCAAGCTTGCCAAACTCGAAATCATGTATCGCCTCACCCGAGAAGAGAACGTCTCAGAAGTGCTTGCCGAGCTGAAGGAGTACGCCTCCGAGGTGGATGTCGACTTTGTGCGAAAGGCGGTGAGGTCGATTGGCAGACTGGCAATCAAGATTGCTCCCGCTGCGGACGAATGTATCAACACGCTCCTGGGATTGATGCACACCAAGATCAGTTATGTCGTACAGGAAGCGATTGTCGTCATCAAGGATATCTTCCGGCGGTACCCCAACCAATACGAGAGTATCATCGGGACGTTGTGTGAGAACTTGGATGTGTTGGATGAGCCCGAGGCAAAGGCAGCAATGATATGGATCGTGGGTCAATACGCGGACAGGATCAACAATAGCGAAGAGTTGTTGGAAGATTTTGCATTTACCTTCAAGGAGGAGCCCGCGGAAGTGCAGCTGGCCTTGCTTACCGCTGTTGtcaagctcttcattcGACGACCTACCGTTGCGCAAGAGCTCTTGCCAAAGGTGCTCAAATTGGCCAcggaagaggcagagaaTCCTGATTTACGAGATCGA GGCTTCATGTACTGGCGACTGCTTACTGCCGACCCGGCAGCAGCTAGGGACATCGTCCTTGCTGAGAAGCCCCCCATTTCCACCGAGACCGATCGGATGGACAAGGGTATGCTTGACCAGTTGCTTTTGCATACCGGTACTCTTGGTAGTATCTACCACAAGAACCCCCAT ACATTCATCCGCACAGCCAAGCCTAAATACCTTCCTGAATCTCCAGCTCTCAACGCGTCCTCCAAACGACACCTCATCACATCCTATGGCCTCCCGTCCCTCTCCCGTTCCATCGCCCCTTCTTTATCCACCCGACCTACCTCTTATGTGTCCCAGACATCTCCCACGTCCGCGCTGGCCAACGCAGTCCCAGGAGCAGGCGCGATGCAGCCTACTCAACACAGGGCGGAGAACGATGACCCATATGGTCAGCTTGGTGACCTCGAATTTGGACATGGAGGTGCTGGTGGCTACCAGACGGACATTCCGAGACCAAGAGGtgcggaagaggatttgTTATTCTAG
- a CDS encoding RAD17 isoform 4, putative: protein MSQSSDRSLKRTDSSGSKGSTMSSLASASAGSSKPMKKMGSLSSFQASLNFKSHGSGSNKKEQDRKLMPPPSRSVSPVKMGSFRKAPETSSSSKAVKIPSTKVKGKGKGPEVIEVLSSDEEEERQAKVTRKESEPAQSARKEEKRDTAQMWADLYAPTVEADLAPGKARIQKVKGWLHESLYGYPADVQPPPLPTRDKLRKYRRILLMTGPAGGGKTTTVRLLAEQMGVDIIEWGESVEEWSLGTGIERESSISKFSSFLSRNSYPSLNLSQSPLSSSSRSVSQSRPRLILLTALPNLTHLPTRDAFHEALLTFCQTFTHSSCPMIIIHSDAGSGGRAEESWMDRDKGGREGAVDLVGKDVKNGPWCQEIDFIPVAPTFILKALNRVISLTPLPPAQRPVKATLQLIAQSSNGDLRSAINSLQLLCGGRKHGDKDKVGKKRKEREEEVASAKGRGKGRGSMGGRGAKLDVSFELRAVLDAVTRKEQSLNLFHALGKVFYNKRLGDPDEGKDEDQEVLSAIRQLPPDDPLPQHLSGYTRRKALVQMEDFIPSIPIDASSFALWTHQTFPSFCTDIEQVAEGMDYLCVADVMRTDDDIWHSSPQSIAYSLYLTIRGIHLALPSPVTRNHQKVLKPQFFKAFAQGRDNQLALEGVGRYLEKKGTVANNREAAAWGGLVGKRAMACEMVPMMVKIQSLSNYPLLPPSAQPLVLPPYTPLTQFCISLTQDELTAKAELGEDEGENLEATMAGDNGVGDVRGHEHLGESVWDDEGVEDDEGEEDYLVDDDIVDWD from the exons ATGAGCCAGTCAAGCGACAGGAGCCTCAAGAGGACTGACAGTAGCGGCTCTAAAGGCTCAACAATGTCGTCCTTAGCATCCGCATCTGCGGGGTCTTCAAAGCCAATGAAAAAGATGGGAAGCTTGAGCTCT TTTCAAGCGTCGCTCAACTTCAAATCTCATGGCTCGGGGTCAAACAAAAAGGAGCAAGACCGTAAACTCATGCCGCCGCCTTCAAGATCTGTATCCCCAGTCAAGATGGGCTCGTTTCGCAAGGCGCCAGAGACAAGTAGCAGCTCAAAGGCAGTAAAAATCCCTAGTACCAAAGtaaagggcaagggcaaaggtCCAGAGGTTATTGAGGTGCTCAGCAgtgacgaagaggaggagcgtCAAGCAAAGGTGACAAGGAAAGAGTCGGAGCCAGCGCAATCtgcgaggaaggaagagaagagggataCAGCACAGATGTGGGCCGATCTTTATGCCCCAACGGTTGAA GCGGATCTGGCCCCAGGTAAAGCTCGAATACAGAAAGTCAAGGGGTGGCTTCACGAGTCACTTTATGGATATCCTGCTGATGTGCAaccacctcctctccctaCACGTGACAAGTTACGAAAGTATAGG CGGATACTACTCATGACGGGACCAGCTGGGGGCGGCAAGACGACTACAGTCAGATTGCTGGCAGAACAGATGGGAGTGGATATCATTGAATGGGGAGAAAGCGTTGAGGAATGGAGCCTAGGGACTGGCATAG AGCGCGAATCCTCAATATCTAaattctcttccttcctgtcTCGTAACTCTTATCCATCCTTGAACCTCTCCCAATCGCCTttatcttcctcttctcgatcGGTCTCCCAGTCTAGACCTCGACTCATCCTACTGACCGCTTTACCGAATCTGACTCATCTGCCTACTCGAGATGCTTTTCATGAGGCTCTCCTGACATTTTGTCAAACTTTTACTCACTCTTCTTGTCCCATGATCATTATACACAGTGATGCAGGGTCAGGGGGAAGAGCTGAAGAGAGCTGGATGGATAGAGATAAAGgcgggagagaaggagcggTGGACCTTGTTGGGAAAGATGTTAAGAACGGACCATGGTGCCAGGAAATAGA CTTCATACCTGTTGCACCAactttcatcctcaaagctCTCAACCGTGTGATCTCTCTcacccctcttcccccagCGCAACGCCCTGTAAAAGCCACACTTCAGCTGATCGCACAATCTTCGAATGGTGACCTCAGGTCGGCTATAAATTCTCTACAACTATTGTGTGGTGGACGGAAACATGGAGACAAGGATAAAGTTGGGAAGAAacgaaaagaaagagaagaggaagttgCTTCTGCGAAAGGCAGAGGCAAGGGGCGCGGGAGTAtgggtgggagaggagcaAAGTTGGATGTGAGCTTCGAGCTAAGAGCTGT ACTGGATGCTGTTACACGGAAAGAGCAATCACTCAATTTATTTCACGCACTTGGTAAAGTATTCTATAATAAAC GCCTCGGTGACCCagatgaagggaaagatgaagatcaagaagtTCTCTCAGCCATTCGCCAATTACCGCCAGACGACCCCTTACCACAGCATTTGTCTGGATACACCCGCCGAAAAGCGCTTGTTCAGATGGAG GATTTTATACCGAGTATACCTATCGAcgcatcttcttttgctcTTTGGACTCACCAAACCTTCCCCTCATTTTGTACTGACATCGAACAAGTGGCTGAGGGGATGGACTATCTCTGTGTGGCTGATGTGATGCGTACCGATGATGACATT TGGCATTCTTCGCCGCAATCAATCGCGTACTCCCTCTACTTGACCATCCGTGGTATAcaccttgcccttccttcacctGTTACTCGTAATCATCAAAAAGTATTAAAACCTCAATTCTTCAAAGCCTTCGCCCAAGGTCGAGATAACCAGCTTGCTTTGGAAGGGGTGGGACGAtatttggagaagaaaggcaCAGTAGCCAACAATCGTGAGGCAGCTGCCTGGGGCGGGCTGGTAGGCAAGAGAGCGATGGCGTGTGAGATGGTGCCAATGATGGTTAAAATACAGTCTCTCTCCAATT accccctcctccctccctctgCTCAGCCTTTAGTACTTCCGCCATATACCCCTCTAACTCAGTTTTGCATCTCATTAACTCAAGATGAACTCACAGCGAAGGCAGAGCTaggcgaggatgaaggggagaaTCTAGAGGCTACGATGGCGGGCGATAACGGGGTGGGAGATGTGAGAGGTCATGAGCACCTTGGAGAGAGTGTTTGGGACGATGAGGGCgtggaagacgacgaaggggaagaggattatTTGGTGGACGATGATATTGTCGACTGGGACTAG
- a CDS encoding mitochondrial import receptor subunit tom40, putative, translating into MSIPTEKPAGPSAFTPYLDAVANVFHPVSGPVLNTYAKFHGWKENMGLVQPGTVENLTRDAQQVQLANWMFDGARADVAKVISGNPAFQLTHSFSLGSTTRPAAYNFGVIFANAKTFLQGGLDGSGSLTMRANQTWSARDLSKIQAQVTDKPGHTMVQFEHDHIGDHYTFSWKSINPNLLDFTGIHMASLLHSVSPRLSLGFETVIQYPEPAILQTATSYVAKLTSLPNPVAALTPTTPGLPSPFVPSWIATGHLQPDGNVQATYYQKLSDKVDVALDFQTILRPQSMLGPAKREALTTLAAKYDFRMATFRGQIDSAGKVGMYLEQRFTPAFAFLVAGEIDHAKNASKFGVGIMIESSTMTQEEMIAAGMLTPV; encoded by the exons ATGTCCATCCCCACAGAGAAGCCTGCTGGGCCGAGCGCATTCACACCGTACCTCGATGCTGTCGCCAACGTCTTCCACCCCGTTTCCGGCCCTGTCTTGAACACTTATGCCAAATTCCACGGCTGGAAGGAGAATATGGGTTTGGTCCAGCCCGGTACCGTGGAAAACTTGACCAGGGATGCGCAGC AGGTGCAACTCGCCAACTGGATGTTTGACGGTGCCAGAGCAGATGTGGCTAAGGTCATTTCTGGTAATCCCGCCTTCCAGTTGACacattccttctctctcggATCCACCACCCGGCCCGCTGCTTACAATTTTGGTGTCATCTTTGCTAATGCCAAG ACCTTCTTACAAGGTGGTCTTGACGGTAGCGGCTCTTTGACCATGCGTGCCAACCAAACTTGGTCCGCCCGAGACCTCTCCAAGATCCAGGCTCAGGTTACCGACAAACCCGGCCACACCATGGTTCAGTTCGAACATGACCACATTGGAGACCACTACACCTTCTCCTGGAAATCCATCAACCCCAACCTCCTTGACTTTACCGGTATCCACATGgcttccctccttcactCCGTCTCTCCCCGACTTTCCCTTGGTTTCGAGACTGTGATCCAATATCCCGAACCCGCCATCCTCCAGACCGCAACCTCTTACGTCGCCAAGCTGACCTCCTTGCCCAACCCCGTTGCAGCCCTTACCCCTACCACCCCTggccttccttcccccttCGTCCCCAGCTGGATAGCTACCGGCCATCTCCAACCTGATGGCAACGTCCAAGCTACTTATTACCAGAAGCTTTCCGACAAGGTTGACGTTGCCCTTGACTTCCAGACCATCCTCCGACCGCAGTCCATGTTGGGCCCTGCCAAGAGGGAGGCTCTGACAACTTTGGCTGCCAAGTACGACTTCAGAATGGCTACTTTCAGGGGACAGATTGACAGCGCGGGCAAAGTTGGCATGTACCTCGAACAGAGGTTCACTCCTGCTTTCGCCTTCCTTGTTGCCGGAGAGATTGACCACGCCAAA AACGCCTCCAAGTTTGGTGTTGGCATTATGATTGAGTCCTCTACGATGACCcaggaggagatgattgcCGCCGGCATGTTGACCCCTGTGTAA
- a CDS encoding peptidase, putative encodes MASARYFFKHQALRDAARILAWVPVGVFFTRHVYSLATVTGGSMQPTFNPDLATNPLHNDVVLLERWSPAMNKYKRGDVVTLWSPQNPQLLTTKRIVALEGDLVHPLPPSPPTPVRIPPGHCWVEGDSKYQTRDSNTYGPIPLGLITARVSHIIWPWARAGEVHSGQGKSKGRVKKLADSFI; translated from the exons ATGGCCAGCGCGAGGTACTTTTTCAAACATCAGGCGCTGAGAGACGCAGC CCGGATACTGGCATGGGTACCCGTAGGAGTCTTCTTCACGAGACATGTATATTCCCTAGCTACCGTAACTGGTGGTAGTATGCAA CCGACATTTAACCCTGATTTGGCGACAAATCCATTACACAACGATGTTGTTCTTTTGGAAAGATGGTCGCCAGCAATGAACAAATACAAGAGGGGTGATGTGGTTACATTATG GTCACCGCAGAACCCTCAACTATTGACGACTAAGCGGATAGTAGCTCTTGAAGGCGATCTC GTGCACCCATTACCACCCTCTCCACCGACACCAGTGAGAATACCGCCAGGACATTGCTGGGTTGAAGGTGATTCGAAATACCAGACAAGAGATTCCAATACCTATGGTCCT ATTCCATTAGGCTTAATAACAGCTAGAGTGTCGCACATTATTTGGCCATGGGCGAGAGCTGGGGAAGTACATTCCGGACAAGGGAAGTCCAAAGGAAGGGTAAAAAAGCTTGCCGACTCGTTCATCTAG